The DNA sequence GACGGCCATGCTCACCTCCTTCAACGAGGCGGACCTGAGCCGGGTGCTCGCGCTGCGCAAGAAGCACGGCGAAGAGTTCAAGCAGCGCCACGGCGTACCGCTCGGCTTCATGTCCTTCTTCGTCAAGGCGAGCGCCGAGGCGCTCAAGGAATTCCCCCAGGTCAACGCCCGCATCGACGGCGACGACATCGTCTACCAGCAGTTCTACGACATAGGCATCGCCGTCGGCGCCGAGAAGGGGCTGGTGGTGCCGGTCATCCGTGATGCCGACCGCCTCAGCTTTGCCGAAATCGAGCAGGCGATCCGCGACTTCGTCGAGAAGATCGAGCAGAACAAGCTCGACCTCGCCGACCTCGAAGGGGGGACCTTCTCGATCACCAACGGCGGGGTCTACGGCTCGCTGCTCAGTACGCCGATCCTCAATCCCCCGCAGAGCGCCATCCTCGGCATGCACGCCATCCAGGAGCGCCCCGTCGCCCGCGACGGCGAAATCGTCATCCGGCCGATGATGTACCTCGCCCTCTCCTACGACCACCGCCTCATCGACGGCCGCGAGGCGGTCAGCTTCCTCAAGCGGATCAAGGAGTTCGTCGAAGAGCCGGACGAGATGCTGCTGGAGTTGTGAAGAGTGGGGGATAGGACCGTCAGGAGCATCCCCCACGGCATCAGCATCCCATGGCTGCTTGAGGACTTTTCGGTGGCGGCCGATCCCTTGTCGGCTCCTTTTCGGCAGACGGAGGGTTAGCGCGGGCGGGTGTCGACAAACCGGTTTTTTCGCCGGCATCCCCTGAATGAACACTCACCCCGAATGCGAAAACATCCGGTCAATCCCACCTCGTTATACTCCCGTTCCGGAAGCTGGAGACCGAAAGGGAATCCAGGCACGGGCGCTTCAGTGCCTGCCTTGTCATTTTAATGAAGAAGGCGGGCGTTATTGCGCTTTTTGCTACCCCCGAATCGGGGATTTCCCCATTGTTCCCGGCGGCAGAAATCGTAAAATACTTATAAAAGAATAGATTTTGGAAATGGTGGCCGAGGGCAGGAAAAGGAGAGTGGCCATGAGAAAGCAAAAAATCTTCCTTAAAACAATCATCTGTGTAAACGAGGAATGTTTCGAGGATAGCCTTAGTGCCAGTCGGTACTTCATGGAGCTTGCGAGCCACGGCCAGAAGGTGTCGGTTACTCGCCGTGTGGAGGTGGAAGGGGTCGGGTTGCAGACGGACGAGGTAGAGGCCGACTTGGTGCTGGTGCGCGGTTGACTTGCCATGTCGATTTCCCCCGAACCATCAGGGATGGGGGGCAGTATTGCAACATTCTCGCTGAAGTTCTCCCTTTGGCCCACAAACCCGGAAACATTATCCCGGCGCACTGAATCGTAGAAAAAGCGTGCGCCGGCGACTAGTGCCCGGAGCCTTCCAGATCCCCCACCACCGATCCGTATTTCAGGTGGATCATCTTCCGGTCCGCCTCCCAGAATTCCCCGAGCATCGCCTTCATCTCCTTCTGGCTGAAGTACCCCATGGCCGCCGGGAAGAAGACGTGGTCCTCTTTGCGGATGTGTTCCCGGTAGAGATCGGGCAGCAGGGTCAGCTTCTCCAGGATGGTTCGGCGGGCGGCCGCCGAACCCTGCGCCGCCTGCTTGCTCGCTTCGGCCAGTTCCCCGACGTTGCGACGGCCGTGGTTGTGCTCGTCGAGAAGCTCCTGCAGCAGCGTGCGGTGGTCCGCGGCGAGGTCCTTGCCGGCGGCATCCCGGAACAGGATGTTCTCCTCCTTGGCATGATGGGTCTTGTCGGCGTACATGCGGATGAAGTCGACCGCCTGGTCGATGAGGGAAAGGTCGACCTCGTTCCCCGCCTCGATCCGCTGCGCCTCCCGGCGCAGCAAGGCCATCATCCGCTCGATGAGCCGGTGCTCTTCCATCAATACTGCAATCGGTTGCATGGCCCTTCTCCGGTCGATGTGCGGCGTATGGCCGTCGCCTCAGGAGTTCGGGGTGATGGGGTGGTCGGTGTGGGCGCCGGTGGAGAACTCCATGACCTCTTCCACCCTTACCAGCATGCGCGACTCCACCTGCGGGGTGCCCGGCGCCTCGACCTCGGGGGCAAAACCGTCGAGGATTCCGATGGGGATGACCTTTTCCACCGTGCCGACGAGCTGGTAGCCGCCGCCGCTGGCGGCATCGATGACCGCCACCGCCACCCGGGGCACCTCGGCTACATTCTCCAGGGTTTGGCGGCAGAACCAGGCCTCGAAGACGACGTGCTCGGCATCGGGCACCTTGAGCCCCCGGCTGGCGGCCAGATGCGGCCGTGACCGCTGGTCGGCGGAAGCGACGAAGGCCAGGTTGGTCTCTTCGATGAATTTTTTCAGCTTTTTCGAGATCATGTCGGACAGACTCCTTGTTCTTCGCAAGCCTCCAGGTAGCGCTCCGCCTGGATGGCGGCCATGCAGCCGGTGCCGGCGGCGGTGACCGCCTGGCGGTAGTGCGGGTCCTGCACATCCCCGGCGGCGAATACGCCGGCCACGCTGGTTTCGGTGCCGTTGCGGGTGACGATGTAGCCGTTGTCGTCGAGCTCCAGCTGTCCTTTGAACAGGGCGGTGTTGGGGGTGTGGCCGATGGCGATGAAGAGGCCGTGGCAGGCGAATTCCTCTTCGGCGCCGCTCTCCACGTCCTGCAGACGGACGCCGGTGACGCCGCTGCTCTGGTCGCCGAGAATGGCCGTGACCATGGTGTTCCAGCGGAAGGCGATGCGCGGGTTTTCTTTTGCCCGGTCCTGCAGAATGGTGGTGGCGCGCAGGGTGTCGCGGCGATGCACGACTGTCACCCGGAGAGCGAAGCGGGCCAGCAGCGAGGCCTCCTCCATGGCGGTATCGCCGCCACCGACCACCACCACCTCCTTGCCGCGGTAGAAGAAGGCGTCGCAGGTGGCGCAGACCGAAACCCCCCGCCCCATCAGCTCCCACTCGTTGGGCAGGTTCAGCATCTTCGGCGAGGCGCCGGTGGAGATGATCAGTGTGCGGCTGCGGTAGACGTCGTCGCCGACCCAGACCTTGAAGGGGCTGGCAGCGAGATCGACCCGGGCCACTTCGCCGGTGACGAAGTTGGTGCCGAAGCGGCGGGCCTGCTGCTCCATGCGCGTCATCAGATCGGGGCCCTCGATTCCCTCGGGGAAGCCGGGGTAGTTGTCGACGGTTGTCGTGGTGGTCAGCTGGCCGCCCGGCTGCGGGCCCTGAATGATCAGCGGGCAGCAGTTGCTGCGGGCGGCGTAGATGGCTGCGGTCAGCCCCCCCGGGCCGCCGCCGACGATGAGGTGCCGGTAGAGGCATTCCTTATCGGCCATGGGCGGCCTCCGCGAACTGCTCCTCGGCGTGGTAGGAGGAGCGGACCAGCGGTCCCGCCTCGACGTGGCGGAAGCCGAGGGCCAGGGCTTCGCCGCGCAGTGCCGCAAATTCTTCCGGCGGCAGGTAGCGCGCAACCGGATGGTGGCCGCGGGTCGGGGAAAGGTACTGGCCGAGGGTGAGCAGGGAACAGCCGACCCGCCGCAGGTCGGCGAGCACCGCCAGCAGCTCCGTGCGCTCCTCGCCCAGGCCGAGCATCAGCCCGGATTTGGTCGGGATCTGCGGCGCCAGCTCCCGGGCGTCGGCCAGCAGCTGCAGGGAGCGCTCGTAGACGGCCTCCTGGCGCACCGCCGGATAGAGCCGGGGGACGGTCTCCAGGTTGTGGCCGAGGATGTCGGGGCCGGCGGCGAGGATGGTCGCCAGCGCCTGGCGGCTGCCGCCGAGGTCGGGGATCAGCAGCTCCACCCGGCAGCCGGGAGCGGCCAGGCGGATCGCCTCCGTGAGACGGGCGAACTGGGCGGCGCCGCCGTCGGCGAGGTCGTCGCGGGTGACCGAGGTGACGACGGCATGCTTCAGCCCCAGCTCGGCCACTGCCCGGGCCACCTTGAGGGGTTCCTGCGGGTCGGGCGGCAGCGGCGCTCCGTCCTGCACATTGCAGAAGCGGCAGCTGCGCGTGCAGCGGTCGCCGAGGATCATGAAGGTGGCGGTGCCGCGGTTCCAGCACTCCCCCTGATTGGGGCAGGCGGCGCTGCGGCAGACCGAATGCAGTCCCTGCTGCCGGTGATACCGGTCGATGCGGGCGTAGTTCGGGCCGCCGGGGAAGCGGACCTTAAGCCAGTCGGGCTTTCTCTTCTGGTCGGATGGCGACATACTCTCCTACGTATCGGCTGACAAAAACTTTGGCAAAGGAACGGATGATTTCCTCTTCCACCTGCGGCAGCGGAACCGGCTGACCGAGCAGGCGCTCCAGCGAGGTCATGCGGA is a window from the Desulfuromonadales bacterium genome containing:
- a CDS encoding hemerythrin domain-containing protein, whose translation is MQPIAVLMEEHRLIERMMALLRREAQRIEAGNEVDLSLIDQAVDFIRMYADKTHHAKEENILFRDAAGKDLAADHRTLLQELLDEHNHGRRNVGELAEASKQAAQGSAAARRTILEKLTLLPDLYREHIRKEDHVFFPAAMGYFSQKEMKAMLGEFWEADRKMIHLKYGSVVGDLEGSGH
- the trxB gene encoding thioredoxin-disulfide reductase encodes the protein MADKECLYRHLIVGGGPGGLTAAIYAARSNCCPLIIQGPQPGGQLTTTTTVDNYPGFPEGIEGPDLMTRMEQQARRFGTNFVTGEVARVDLAASPFKVWVGDDVYRSRTLIISTGASPKMLNLPNEWELMGRGVSVCATCDAFFYRGKEVVVVGGGDTAMEEASLLARFALRVTVVHRRDTLRATTILQDRAKENPRIAFRWNTMVTAILGDQSSGVTGVRLQDVESGAEEEFACHGLFIAIGHTPNTALFKGQLELDDNGYIVTRNGTETSVAGVFAAGDVQDPHYRQAVTAAGTGCMAAIQAERYLEACEEQGVCPT
- a CDS encoding pyridoxamine 5'-phosphate oxidase family protein: MISKKLKKFIEETNLAFVASADQRSRPHLAASRGLKVPDAEHVVFEAWFCRQTLENVAEVPRVAVAVIDAASGGGYQLVGTVEKVIPIGILDGFAPEVEAPGTPQVESRMLVRVEEVMEFSTGAHTDHPITPNS
- the lipA gene encoding lipoyl synthase; its protein translation is MSPSDQKRKPDWLKVRFPGGPNYARIDRYHRQQGLHSVCRSAACPNQGECWNRGTATFMILGDRCTRSCRFCNVQDGAPLPPDPQEPLKVARAVAELGLKHAVVTSVTRDDLADGGAAQFARLTEAIRLAAPGCRVELLIPDLGGSRQALATILAAGPDILGHNLETVPRLYPAVRQEAVYERSLQLLADARELAPQIPTKSGLMLGLGEERTELLAVLADLRRVGCSLLTLGQYLSPTRGHHPVARYLPPEEFAALRGEALALGFRHVEAGPLVRSSYHAEEQFAEAAHGR
- a CDS encoding 2-oxo acid dehydrogenase subunit E2, which codes for TAMLTSFNEADLSRVLALRKKHGEEFKQRHGVPLGFMSFFVKASAEALKEFPQVNARIDGDDIVYQQFYDIGIAVGAEKGLVVPVIRDADRLSFAEIEQAIRDFVEKIEQNKLDLADLEGGTFSITNGGVYGSLLSTPILNPPQSAILGMHAIQERPVARDGEIVIRPMMYLALSYDHRLIDGREAVSFLKRIKEFVEEPDEMLLEL